The genomic window TGGCGGAGCCGGCACAGTCTGTCCGCTGCAGCACTTGTGAATTGACTAATTCTGGCTTGTAACGATCAAACAATGCAATTAACTCTGGACGTTTGAAGCGACGTTCATCAGGAAAGTCATTGCGGATACCAAATTCTTTGCAAATATTTTCAATGTGTTTTCTAACCGTTGCTTCCGTAATTGTCAAAGCTTTGGCGATCTCTGCGTCAGTTTCGCCGGCTAACACCTTCAACAAAACCTGCTTGCGCCGATGAGGCAGCTTATCGAAGGCTTGATCGAACTGGTTGTGATTCATGCACTCTAAAATGGAGCCATGTCTTTTAGCATATCGCAAGCGCGAGCTACAGGTACGTTTTACCGCCCTACTTGTGAATCTTTTTACACAACTTCCGGATGTGTATGAGGCACAATGTAATTTTGAGATCTAGATACAAGCCGTTACACGGGCTACTAGATCCCGCGAATGGACACCCTATTCACTGACACTGTCAAAATGTTCCCACAACCTCTTTTAGGTATCGTCGAACAAGCCATCGCTTACAATCAGCGAGGACGAGTTAAATTTGACGGGACATACTGGCCGGCACGCTTCTACAATCCAGATTGTCAAGCGACTGTGTCGCCTAACCAGTTTGTGAGTGTCGTTGCACGCGAAGGCATTACGCTGCTGGTAGTCCCCATCGATCCGATAACTTTACCGGAATCTCCCATTGAACTGTCAGACAGTGAGGCAGCTTTTGCCGGCACTGACTCCGGGCGTCAGATGTACTGGGAAGAACGTTTAAGCCGACGGACTTCTGTTCCTGTATTTTAGCCACGGCTTTGTACAGGACATTCCAAGATTTTAGAGTATAGGGTGTATCTAACTGTGTCAAAGTATCATATCTTGGCGAAAAAGGCGGGCATTTAGCTCGCCTTTTGCAATTTCAGGGTAGCTGCCGGCCCGTAAAATGAAGAAATGACTTTTCAACCTCGTAAACGATTCGCTCAGCACTGGCTACAAAGTGAAAAGACGCTGCATCAAATCATCAGTGCGGCTGAGTTATCTCAAAACGACCGTGTCCTGGAAATTGGCCCCGGCACCGGCATCTTGACGCGCCAGCTGTTGCCCCTTGTCCAGTCTGCTGTCGCCGTAGAAATTGACCGCGATTTATGCCAACACCTAGCTAAACAGCTAGGGCAAACAGCAAACTTTTTGCTCCTCCAAGGCGATTTCCTTTCCCTAGAATTGGACGCCCTACTAAGCGCATGGCCGGCATTCCAACATCCGAATAAAGTTGTGGCCAACATCCCCTACAACATCACCGGCCCGATTTTAGAAAAACTTCTAGGCACCATCAACGCGCCGGCTGCCAAACCCTTTGATTCAATCGTGTTGCTGGTACAAAAAGAAGTCGCAGAACGACTTTACGCTCAACCAGGGTCAAGAGCTTTCGGTGCCCTTTCCGTGCGGGTGCAGTATTTGGCCACCTGCGAATTAATCTGCCCTGTGCCGGCTAAAGCCTTTCACCCGCCCCCAAAAGTAGACTCTGCTGTTGTGC from Microcoleus sp. FACHB-672 includes these protein-coding regions:
- the rsmA gene encoding 16S rRNA (adenine(1518)-N(6)/adenine(1519)-N(6))-dimethyltransferase RsmA, translated to MTFQPRKRFAQHWLQSEKTLHQIISAAELSQNDRVLEIGPGTGILTRQLLPLVQSAVAVEIDRDLCQHLAKQLGQTANFLLLQGDFLSLELDALLSAWPAFQHPNKVVANIPYNITGPILEKLLGTINAPAAKPFDSIVLLVQKEVAERLYAQPGSRAFGALSVRVQYLATCELICPVPAKAFHPPPKVDSAVVRLRPRHVEMPADNPRLMGTLIQQGFSSKRKMLRNNLKGLIDRDRLTHLLEQLKLNPQVRAEDLSVANWVALSNQLNTGDLLNRQDTEHITEDTDSAPLP
- a CDS encoding NfeD family protein; the encoded protein is MDTLFTDTVKMFPQPLLGIVEQAIAYNQRGRVKFDGTYWPARFYNPDCQATVSPNQFVSVVAREGITLLVVPIDPITLPESPIELSDSEAAFAGTDSGRQMYWEERLSRRTSVPVF